Proteins encoded in a region of the Paenibacillus thermoaerophilus genome:
- a CDS encoding cation diffusion facilitator family transporter: MGDYHHLPHCKNQPESKKTLWFTLLLTLAFTLMEIIGGLWSNSLALLSDSAHMISDVLALGLSMLALHMASRPSNSRFTFGYLRFEIIASFLNGLSLIVIALGIAVEGVRRLFRPEPIDFGLMLTVASIGLAVNIALTAALSRSARKEGNLNLKSALWHFIGDLISSIGVIVSALLIRFTGLTWFDPIISLVIGGIIMTGGAKIVRESYLYLMEAVPDTMKLEEIRADIGRVAGVRDVHDMHLWAISTDHYSLTAHVFVEEKVPPFLIVGAVNEMLRERYGILHATIQIEHAAFHDHGEYGKKFLQTSAT; this comes from the coding sequence ATGGGCGATTATCATCATTTGCCGCACTGCAAAAATCAACCGGAATCGAAAAAAACGCTTTGGTTTACGCTTCTATTGACTTTGGCTTTCACCCTTATGGAAATTATCGGCGGGTTGTGGTCGAACTCGCTGGCGCTTTTGTCCGACTCGGCGCATATGATCTCCGACGTGCTGGCGCTCGGGCTTAGCATGCTGGCTTTGCATATGGCGTCCAGACCGTCGAATTCCCGCTTTACGTTCGGCTATCTGCGCTTCGAGATTATCGCGTCGTTCCTGAACGGACTGAGCCTGATCGTTATCGCGCTCGGGATCGCCGTCGAAGGGGTGCGCCGCCTGTTCCGCCCCGAACCGATCGACTTCGGCCTGATGCTGACGGTCGCCTCGATCGGATTGGCCGTCAACATCGCATTAACCGCAGCACTTAGCCGTTCCGCCCGCAAGGAGGGCAATCTGAATCTAAAGAGCGCGCTGTGGCACTTTATCGGCGACTTGATCAGCTCCATCGGCGTCATCGTCTCAGCTCTGCTGATCCGGTTCACGGGCCTGACCTGGTTCGACCCGATCATCAGCTTGGTCATCGGCGGCATCATTATGACGGGCGGCGCGAAAATCGTCCGCGAGTCGTATCTGTACTTGATGGAAGCCGTGCCGGACACGATGAAGCTCGAAGAGATCCGCGCGGACATCGGGCGCGTCGCCGGAGTCCGGGACGTGCACGACATGCATCTGTGGGCCATTTCGACCGATCATTATTCGCTGACGGCTCACGTGTTCGTCGAGGAGAAGGTCCCGCCCTTCCTTATCGTCGGCGCCGTCAACGAGATGCTTCGGGAAAGGTACGGCATCCTGCACGCGACGATCCAGATCGAGCACGCCGCCTTCCACGACCACGGCGAATACGGCAAGAAATTTTTGCAAACCTCCGCGACTTGA
- the nadE gene encoding ammonia-dependent NAD(+) synthetase — MSLQQEIIARFGVKPVIDPAEEVRRRVDFLKSYVKQAKASGLLIAISGGIDSAVATGLCKLSTDELSEETGRDYWTVGVFQPYGEQADIQDSYAVADTFKLKHRVETNIQDAVDEIALEVEHGYKSLGIHRHISKEAKGNIKARTRMVAQYALAFDLNLLVVGTDHASEAITGFFTKWGDGAVDITPLSSLNKRQIRQIAEYLGVPRAILDKAPTAGLWEGQTDEGELGISYEANSDYLEGKAIDPAVREKLERQYLKTEHKRSPIPGI, encoded by the coding sequence ATGAGCCTGCAGCAGGAGATTATCGCGCGGTTCGGCGTGAAGCCGGTGATCGATCCGGCGGAGGAAGTTCGCAGAAGGGTCGATTTCCTCAAATCGTACGTGAAGCAAGCGAAGGCGTCCGGTTTGCTGATCGCCATCAGCGGCGGCATCGACAGCGCCGTTGCGACGGGACTGTGCAAGCTGTCGACGGACGAGCTGAGCGAGGAGACCGGCCGGGACTATTGGACTGTCGGCGTATTCCAGCCGTATGGCGAGCAGGCGGATATTCAGGACAGCTATGCGGTGGCCGATACGTTCAAGCTGAAGCATCGCGTGGAGACGAATATTCAGGATGCGGTGGACGAGATCGCTCTTGAGGTGGAGCACGGCTACAAATCGCTGGGGATTCACCGCCATATCAGCAAGGAAGCGAAAGGCAACATCAAAGCCCGCACCCGGATGGTGGCGCAATACGCGCTTGCGTTCGACTTGAACCTGCTGGTTGTCGGCACGGACCACGCTTCGGAGGCGATCACCGGCTTTTTCACGAAATGGGGCGACGGAGCGGTGGACATCACTCCGCTCAGCTCGCTGAACAAGCGCCAGATCCGGCAGATTGCCGAGTATCTGGGCGTGCCGCGCGCGATTCTGGACAAAGCGCCGACCGCCGGTCTCTGGGAAGGGCAGACCGACGAAGGCGAACTGGGCATCTCCTACGAAGCGAACAGCGACTATCTGGAGGGCAAGGCGATCGATCCGGCGGTGCGGGAGAAGCTGGAGCGGCAATATCTGAAGACGGAGCACAAGCGTTCCCCGATTCCGGGCATCTAA